A DNA window from Daucus carota subsp. sativus chromosome 3, DH1 v3.0, whole genome shotgun sequence contains the following coding sequences:
- the LOC108215170 gene encoding receptor protein kinase TMK1 has protein sequence MIFHLSFKLLLIFLTSTSLLFLSSDSQTQPDDTTVMLALRKTLDPSPELGWTGPDPCKWTHVVCSEGKRVTKIQIGHQNLQGTLPPNLSELTQLERLELQWNNISGPLPTLSGLSLLQVLMLSNNQFSSVPVDFFTKLNSLQSVEMDNNPFSAWEIPETLRNASALQNFSANSANIIGKIPDFFGPDEFPGLVNLHLAFNSLEGELPLSFSGSEIESFWVNGQMGSGKLGGRVDVLQNMTSLKEIWLHSNSFSGPLPDLSELKALESLSIRDNSFTGPVPESLVNLESLKVVNLTNNMFQGPLPVFKNSVSVDMVKDSNSFCLPKPGDCDPRVNSLLSIVKSFGYPSKFADNWKGNDPCLSWVGITCSNGNITIVNFEKMGLTGTIPSEFVALKSLQRLVLADNNLTGTIPEELATLPALTMLDVSYNQLHGKLPAFKANLNLKTEGNTDIGKDKSDSSSPGSSSNGNSSSGNDDNSENSGKKSKSSVGIIVLSLLGGVFVIVLIGLAAFCFYKSKQKRFSRVQSPNAMVIHPRLSGSDNESMKITVAGSSVSVGAVSEVHTLPASETTNDIQMVEAGNMVISIQVLKNVTNNFSDENILGQGGFGTVYKGELHDGTKIAVKRSDGGVIIGKGLTEFKSEIAVLTKVRHRHLVALLGYCLDGNEKLLVYEYMPQGTLSSHLFNWAEEGLKPLDWTRRLTIALDVARGVEYLHGLAHQSFIHRDLKPSNILLGDDMRAKVSDFGLVRLAPEGKGSVETRIAGTFGYLAPEYAVTGRVTTKVDVFSFGVILMELITGRKALDESQPEESMHLVTWFRRMHLNKDTFRKAIDPTLDLNDETLSSIHTTAELAGHCCAREPYQRPDMGHAVNVLSSLVELWQPSEQSSDDIYGIDLDMSLPQALKKWQAFEGRSHADSSASSSFVASLDNTTTSIPTLPYGFAESFTSADGR, from the exons ATGATATTTCATCTCAGCTTCAAGCTGCTGCTCATCTTTCTCACCTCCACATCTCTGCTCTTCCTCTCTTCAGACTCTCAGACACAGCCTGATGATACTACAGTCATGTTAGCTCTCAGAAAGACTCTCGACCCATCTCCAGAACTTGGATGGACCGGCCCTGATCCATGCAAATGGACCCATGTGGTTTGCTCAGAAGGAAAGAGGGTCACCAAGATTCAAATTGGGCATCAAAATCTGCAAGGTACACTCCCTCCCAACTTATCAGAGCTTACTCAACTTGAGCGTTTGGAGTTGCAATGGAATAATATATCTGGGCCTTTACCCACTTTAAGTGGCCTATCTTTGTTACAAGTTCTAATGCTTAGTAATAATCAGTTTAGCTCTGTTCCTGTTGATTTTTTCACCAAGTTGAACTCATTGCAATCTGTTGAAATGGATAATAATCCCTTTTCTGCTTGGGAGATTCCGGAGACTTTGCGAAATGCTTCTGCTCTTCAGAACTTTTCGGCTAATTCTGCTAATATAATTGGGAAAATACCTGACTTTTTTGGGCCTGATGAGTTTCCGGGATTGGTCAATTTGCACCTTGCTTTTAATAGCTTGGAGGGTGAATTGCCTTTGAGCTTTTCGGGTTCGGAAATTGAGTCATTTTGGGTTAATGGCCAGATGGGAAGTGGTAAACTTGGTGGACGTGTTGATGTTTTGCAGAATATGACATCTTTGAAGGAAATTTGGTTGCATTCGAATTCATTTTCTGGTCCGCTTCCAGATCTTTCTGAGTTGAAGGCTTTGGAAAGCTTGAGTATTCGTGATAATTCATTTACTGGTCCGGTTCCGGAGTCTCTGGTAAATCTGGAGTCCTTGAAAGTTGTTAATTTGACAAATAATATGTTTCAAGGACCTTTGCCTGTGTTCAAGAATTCGGTTAGCGTGGATATGGTGAAGGACAGTAATAGCTTTTGTTTGCCTAAACCCGGGGACTGTGATCCTAGGGTAAATTCATTGCTTTCTATTGTAAAATCATTCGGTTATCCATCGAAATTTGCGGACAACTGGAAGGGGAATGATCCTTGTTTAAGTTGGGTGGGAATTACTTGTAGCAATGGAAATATTACTATTGTTAACTTTGAGAAGATGGGGCTGACAGGTACAATTCCTTCTGAATTTGTTGCACTGAAATCTCTGCAAAGACTAGTTCTTGCCGATAATAATTTAACTGGAACAATCCCAGAAGAACTCGCTACTCTACCTGCGCTAACTATGCTAGATGTGTCATACAATCAGCTCCATGGTAAGTTGCCTGCTTTTAAGgctaatttgaatttgaaaacagaAGGGAACACAGATATTGGAAAGGACAAGAGTGATTCATCGTCTCCTGGCAGCAGTTCCAATGGCAATTCAAGTTCAGGTAATGATGATAATTCCGAAAATAGTGGTAAGAAGTCTAAAAGTTCTGTTGGCATCATTGTGCTTTCTTTGCTGGGGGGTGTTTTTGTGATAGTCTTGATTGGCTTAGCTGCTTTTTGTTTCTACAAAAGTAAGCAAAAGCGCTTTAGCAGAGTACAAAGCCCCAATGCTATGGTGATCCATCCTCGACTTTCTGGATCGGATAATGAAAGTATGAAGATCACAGTTGCTGGATCAAGTGTTAGTGTGGGTGCTGTTAGTGAAGTACACACACTTCCTGCCAGTGAAACGACTAATGACATCCAGATGGTTGAGGCAGGCAACATGGTTATTTCCATACAAGTTCTGAAAAATGTGACAAACAACTTTAGTGATGAAAATATATTGGGGCAAGGAGGCTTCGGTACAGTCTACAAGGGGGAATTGCATGATGGAACTAAGATTGCTGTGAAGAGATCGGACGGTGGGGTTATCATAGGAAAGGGCCTGACCGAGTTCAAGTCTGAAATTGCTGTTTTAACAAAGGTTCGACATCGACACCTTGTCGCACTGCTTGGCTACTGTTTAGATGGAAATGAAAAGCTTCTTGTTTACGAATACATGCCTCAAGGAACACTTAGTAGCCATCTTTTCAATTGGGCAGAAGAAGGGCTAAAGCCACTGGACTGGACAAGAAGGTTGACTATTGCATTGGATGTTGCAAGAGGTGTTGAATACCTTCATGGTTTGGCCCACCAAAGTTTTATACATAGGGACCTAAAGCCATCCAACATTCTTCTTGGTGATGATATGAGAGCCAAGGTTTCAGATTTTGGTCTTGTACGCTTGGCTCCTGAAGGCAAGGGGTCCGTCGAGACAAGAATTGCTGGAACTTTTGGGTATCTAGCACCAGAATATGCAG TAACTGGACGCGTGACCACAAAAGTTGATGTCTTCAGTTTCGGCGTGATCTTAATGGAGCTAATCACAGGTAGAAAGGCACTTGATGAAAGCCAACCCGAAGAAAGCATGCATCTGGTAACATGGTTCCGAAGAATGCACCTAAACAAAGACACATTCCGGAAGGCCATTGATCCCACACTAGACCTAAACGACGAGACCCTTTCCAGCATACACACTACAGCTGAACTAGCAGGCCATTGCTGTGCCCGAGAACCATATCAGAGGCCTGACATGGGTCATGCAGTGAATGTGTTATCCTCTCTTGTAGAGCTATGGCAACCATCAGAGCAAAGCTCGGACGACATATATGGGATTGATCTCGACATGTCTTTGCCACAAGCACTTAAGAAATGGCAAGCATTCGAAGGCAGAAGTCACGCAGATTCGTCGGCCTCTTCTTCCTTTGTTGCAAGTTTAGATAATACTACCACAAGTATACCAACACTGCCTTATGGGTTTGCTGAATCATTCACATCAGCAGATGGAAGGTGA